Proteins encoded in a region of the Sceloporus undulatus isolate JIND9_A2432 ecotype Alabama chromosome 11, SceUnd_v1.1, whole genome shotgun sequence genome:
- the GDPD1 gene encoding lysophospholipase D GDPD1, with protein sequence KSGAELLLFTLEQERGIAFTNRLSRLCSSSPTLSLRINFGFCSLPLLSSAVNVGTDMLELDCHLTKDEEVVVSHDENLKRSTGVDVSISDLKYSELPPYLCRLDVSFQKECHCEGEDKRIPLLKEVFEAFPHTPVNIDIKVNNDTLIKKVSELVTCYKREHLTVWGSVNYEVVEKCHKENARIPILFCLRRVLLLLGLFYTGLLPFFPILEEFLEIPMPSIILKLKEPEKISRSQRFTIWLTDTLLMRKALFDHLTARGIQVYIWVLNEEQEYKRAFDLGATGVMTDYPTKLKNFLHTYAA encoded by the exons AAAAGCGGTGCAGAGCTATTACTTTTTACACTGGAACAAGAAAGGGGCATTGCTTTTACAAACCGGCTTTCCAGACTCTGTTCTTCTTCACCTACCCTGTCTCTAAGGATAAATTTTGGGTtttgttctcttcctcttctctccagcGCCGTCAATGTGGGGACCGACATGCTGGAACTTGACTGCCATTTGACAAAGGATGAAGAAGTTGTCGTCTCCCATGACGAGAATCTGAAGCGGTCAACAGGGGTTGATGTCAGTATATCTGACCTTAAATACTCG gAACTCCCACCGTACCTCTGCCGGCTGGATGTAAGTTTTCAGAAAG AGTGCCACTGTGAAGGTGAAGACAAGCGCATCCCACTCCTGAAGGAGGTTTTCGAAGCATTCCCTCACACTCCTGTCAACATCGACATTAAGGTGAACAACGATACCCTGATCAAAAAG GTTTCAGAATTAGTGACCTGTTACAAGCGAGAACATTTGACAGTGTGGGGCAGTGTCAACTATGAGGTTGTGGAAAAGTGTCATAAAGAG AACGCTCGCATTCCTATCCTCTTCTGCTTGCGgcgtgtcctcctcctcctcggtctgTTCTATACTGGTCTTCTGCCTTTCTTTCCCATCCTGGAGGAGTTCTTGGAGATTCCCATGCCTTCCATCATCCTCAA GTTGAAAGAACCAGAGAAGATCTCCAGGAGCCAGCGGTTTACCATCTGGCTTACAGACAC ATTGTTAATGAGGAAAGCGTTATTTGACCACCTCACTGCTCGAGGAATTCAG GTCTACATCTGGGTACTGAACGAAGAGCAGGAATACAAGCGAGCGTTTGACTTGGGAGCCACCGGCGTGATGACGGACTACCCCACAAAGCTGAAGAACTTTTTACACACCTACGCGGCATAA